From the Acidimicrobiales bacterium genome, one window contains:
- a CDS encoding IS481 family transposase has translation YVRPYRSEAERTAALDTWLHTYNHHRHHTAIGGPPITRVNNLPAHYI, from the coding sequence CCTACGTCCGCCCTTACCGCTCAGAAGCCGAACGCACCGCCGCACTCGACACCTGGCTCCACACCTACAACCATCACCGCCACCACACCGCCATCGGCGGCCCGCCCATCACCCGCGTCAACAACCTCCCGGCTCACTACATCTAG